A stretch of the Prochlorococcus marinus str. MIT 0918 genome encodes the following:
- the rpsK gene encoding 30S ribosomal protein S11 gives MATPAKKTGSKKNKRNVPNGVVHIQSTFNNTIVSITDTNGEVISWSSAGASGFKGARKGTPFAAQTAAEAAARRAVDQGMRQIEVLVRGPGSGRETAIRALQVAGLEITLIRDVTPLPHNGCRRAKRRRV, from the coding sequence ATGGCCACTCCAGCAAAGAAAACAGGTTCAAAGAAGAATAAGCGCAATGTCCCTAATGGAGTTGTGCATATTCAAAGCACCTTTAATAACACAATTGTTTCTATAACTGATACTAATGGTGAAGTTATTTCATGGTCATCAGCTGGTGCAAGTGGCTTTAAAGGAGCTAGAAAAGGTACACCATTTGCTGCTCAAACTGCTGCAGAAGCTGCAGCGAGAAGAGCAGTTGATCAAGGCATGCGACAGATTGAGGTCCTTGTTAGAGGACCAGGCTCTGGTCGTGAAACCGCCATTCGCGCTTTGCAAGTGGCTGGTCTAGAGATCACACTAATACGTGACGTGACACCTCTACCTCACAATGGTTGTAGAAGAGCTAAGCGCAGGCGCGTTTAA
- the rpsM gene encoding 30S ribosomal protein S13: MARIAGIDIPREKRVEVALTYIYGIGLTRAQTILSKTGVNPDIRVKDLDDGDVQKLRAATESFTVEGDLRRQEGMALKRLQDIGCLRGRRHRMSLPVRGQRTRTNARTRRGSRKTVAGRKK, from the coding sequence GTGGCAAGAATCGCTGGCATCGACATACCCCGTGAAAAACGGGTAGAGGTTGCCCTCACCTATATATATGGGATTGGTTTAACCCGAGCCCAGACTATCCTTTCTAAAACAGGGGTAAACCCTGATATACGTGTTAAGGATTTAGATGATGGTGATGTTCAAAAACTAAGAGCAGCAACTGAATCCTTCACTGTTGAAGGTGATTTGCGTCGCCAGGAAGGAATGGCTTTGAAACGATTGCAAGACATAGGATGTCTTCGTGGTCGTCGTCATCGAATGAGCCTTCCTGTTCGAGGTCAACGTACTAGGACAAATGCTCGTACTCGTAGAGGTTCTCGTAAAACAGTTGCAGGTAGAAAGAAATAA
- the rpmJ gene encoding 50S ribosomal protein L36 gives MKVRASVKKMCEKCRVIRRHGRVMVICTATQKHKQRQG, from the coding sequence ATGAAGGTGCGCGCTTCAGTCAAGAAAATGTGTGAAAAATGTCGGGTGATTCGTCGCCACGGCAGAGTAATGGTCATTTGCACTGCTACTCAAAAGCACAAACAGCGTCAAGGCTAA